In Helicobacter sp. MIT 05-5293, the DNA window TTTATGGATTTGAGATTGATTGAGTTTATCACATTTAGTATAAATACGCAATATCTGCTGATCATTGCGACAAATTTCTTGTAAAAATCCCTCTACTTGCTGATCAATTGCAAGATCTTGATGTCGCGCATCAACCAAATGCAAAAAAAGCTTAATACAATCGCGTTTGAGCAAGAATTGGAGGAGATTCTTTTCCCAATGTTTTTTTGTATCCTTGCTGACTTTGGCATAACCAAAACCGGGTAAATCAACAAAAATCAAAGGCACAATCTGCCCTTGAATCTCCCACAATGTCTCAAAAAAATTGATTAATTGCGTCTTACCCGGCGTTGAAGAGCTTTTGGCAAGATTCTCATTGAGAATCGTATTAATCAATGTGCTTTTCCCGACATTACTTCTCCCTAAAAAAACAATCTCTGAATAATGCGGAGCAGGCGCATTATGAAAATCATTGGCACTCTTTATAAATGAAGCTTTTTTGATTATGATGGGATTATCAGATTCTTGCGTATTCATTGCGATTCTTTTTGTGCAGGGGGATTACTACTTTTTATACTATCCATAGTGAAAGTAATAACGCCCGGACGATGACTTGAACCCCTTACACTAGCCTCTTGCGTTTTCATATTAAAAACAATCAGATTCCCTGTGATGAGGTTTTTATTGCCCACTTCTTCAATACTTGCGCTATCAATGAATTGATACTCATCTTTTTGCACATCATAAATGGCTTTCTTTGCTTGACCCCTCACCTCTTTATCGGGAAGTTTTGCATAGAATCGCACATTGCCCGTAGCAGTATATTTTTGAGGCTGACGCTTTTTATTTGTCTCTATAATGACTTGATCCGCCCATAGTCGATCTTCCCCTCTGATGACAAGGACTTCACCGCTAAGCTCTGTAATACCTTTTTGCACATCAGAGGTAAATTTTTTTGCGCTCACTTCAAGTGTATCAGCAAAAAGCCCTAAAAAATAACAACAAAATATAAGGAAGATTCTCAAAAACTTCTCCCTATTTGTATATCCGCTTTAATATTATCAGCACGGACTTCATTACTAAATGCATTGTAAAAAATATTGATTCCTTTGGTATCTGCCGTGTTGTTTATCAAATGAAAAGCACCCTTGCCCTGGAAGATTCTATTATTATAATCATAAGTGCCATCTTCACTCCAAAAATGCAAGCCGTCTTCACGCAGATAATTTGCACCTTGAGAAAAGGTATATCGTCCCTCTTTATTAACTACAAATGGGGCATAAATAAATTCATTAGCACTTTGCGGATTATATTGTTCAACAAAAAGATCATAAATTTCCTCATGATCGTTATAGCGCATAGCTTTTGCTCCATAAGAAAAAGATTGAAAATATTGAGAATTAATCAAATAAAGCGTAAAGTCATTGATTTCGATATTGGGCACTTCTTTGCCAATATTTTGGTGAATCTCCTCATTAGAGGTAAAAAATATAATGCTCAAAAGGCTTAATGCCAATAGGCTAAAAAAGAAGGCATAAACTCTATGAATAATATTTTTCAAGCTTTTTATCTCCATTGATTCTTAATACATCTTCAATCATCTCTCTCACAGCACCCTTTCCACCTTTATGCTTGAGAATCTTAAAGGCATATTTTTTTAGTGCTTGTGCGCCATCTTTAGGCATATAAGCCTTACACATCTTAAACATACCCAAATCATTCAAGTCATCGCCAATACAAGCAACTTCAGAGGGCTTGAGATGCAATTCTTTAAGCAATTCTTGAATCTTTTGTGCCTTATCACTCACCCCCATATAAATATGTGCAATTCCTAGCTCTTGCGCACGATTTTGCACTATCGTAGATTCTCTACCCGTGATGATGGCACTCTGTCTTTTAAGCTGACGATTCCAAACACTAATAGCCAAGCCATCTTTGATATTAAAGCTCTTCATCTCTTCACCCGATTGCGAATAATACACTCTCCCATCACTTAATGTCCCATCGACATCAAACACAAGCAATTTAATCATACGACACCTTTGGTAGAGGGAATGGAGATTCTCTCATTATGAGCCAATGCTCTTCGCAAACTCACTGCAAAGGCTTTAAACATCGCTTCAATAATATGATGCAAATTTTTACCGCGTTTTAAGACCAAATGCACACTGATTCTAGCATTAAAACACACTGCGCGGAAAAACTCCTCGACAAGCTCCACATCAAAATCACCCACTTTGCCCTTAAAACTTTCATTAAAAGCACTCGTATCAAAAACCAAAAAAGGACGATTGCTTATATCAATATCACACTCCACACACGCTTCGTCCATTGGCACAGAGGCATTACCAAATCGCTCAATACCCTTAATCGGATAAATCGCTTGTGCTAATGCCTCCCCAATAACAATCCCGCAGTCTTCCACGCTGTGATGAAAATCCACACAAATATCGCCCTTACAGCAAATCTCGAGATTCATTAATGAATGCTTACCAAGAGATTCAAGCATATGATTAAAAAATCCAATCCCACAATCTATTTTCGCTGCGCCTTGCCCATACACTTCTAATCGCACTTGAATGTCCGTCTCTTTTGTTGTGCGTGAGAGTTCTATCATTGCTCCTCCTTACATAGTTTAGAGAATCTAATCACGGATAAAGAATCCGCCCTGAATCTGTGTATTTGTCTTTAAAAAATCACGCGCTTCTTTCTCACTTTGGAATCCTCGCAAAAACACCCGATAAATCGGTGCACCCTCAAGCTCAAATTCCTTAATCACACTCTGATAGGGAGGGAGATGCGAGAATCTCTCTTGTGTGATTTGCGCTCCCTCTTTTTTCCGAAATGCCCCTACTTGAATGGCAAAATCCCCTCCACTCACAGATTTTGGCGTCTTATCGACTTTAAACTCTCCGCTTAAAATATCATCACTTTCAATGCTTTGCACACTTTGTTTAGAATCTTTATTCACCACACCGCCAAAGCCAATTACTTCCAAACGCACCTTAGCTGTGCCGACTTTCACCATATCAATGTCATGAGCTGCTGCATTGCTCAAATCAATGATACGCCCCTCCACAAAAGGACCTCTGTCATTGATGCGCACAATCGTGCTTTTGCCATTTTCGACATTTAGCACCCTGACAACCGTATTCATTGGGAAGGTTTTATGAGCAGCGGTGTGCGCATACATATTGTAAGTCTCACCATTAGAGGTTTTTTTAGCATGAAAATCTGGTCCATACCAACTCGCATAGCCGTCAAACTTATCACCCAAGCTCACTTTTTCGGGATAATACCATTTCCCACCGACTTGATAAGGACGCATCGTGGCTTCTTGAATCGCTGGCGAT includes these proteins:
- the yihA gene encoding ribosome biogenesis GTP-binding protein YihA/YsxC, with the translated sequence MNTQESDNPIIIKKASFIKSANDFHNAPAPHYSEIVFLGRSNVGKSTLINTILNENLAKSSSTPGKTQLINFFETLWEIQGQIVPLIFVDLPGFGYAKVSKDTKKHWEKNLLQFLLKRDCIKLFLHLVDARHQDLAIDQQVEGFLQEICRNDQQILRIYTKCDKLNQSQIHKIAQSASSTQSLCVSATNSNHRKLTSIKQLRGVILQKVLGYS
- the lptA gene encoding lipopolysaccharide transport periplasmic protein LptA, with protein sequence MRIFLIFCCYFLGLFADTLEVSAKKFTSDVQKGITELSGEVLVIRGEDRLWADQVIIETNKKRQPQKYTATGNVRFYAKLPDKEVRGQAKKAIYDVQKDEYQFIDSASIEEVGNKNLITGNLIVFNMKTQEASVRGSSHRPGVITFTMDSIKSSNPPAQKESQ
- a CDS encoding HAD family hydrolase yields the protein MIKLLVFDVDGTLSDGRVYYSQSGEEMKSFNIKDGLAISVWNRQLKRQSAIITGRESTIVQNRAQELGIAHIYMGVSDKAQKIQELLKELHLKPSEVACIGDDLNDLGMFKMCKAYMPKDGAQALKKYAFKILKHKGGKGAVREMIEDVLRINGDKKLEKYYS
- the hisB gene encoding imidazoleglycerol-phosphate dehydratase HisB, producing MIELSRTTKETDIQVRLEVYGQGAAKIDCGIGFFNHMLESLGKHSLMNLEICCKGDICVDFHHSVEDCGIVIGEALAQAIYPIKGIERFGNASVPMDEACVECDIDISNRPFLVFDTSAFNESFKGKVGDFDVELVEEFFRAVCFNARISVHLVLKRGKNLHHIIEAMFKAFAVSLRRALAHNERISIPSTKGVV
- a CDS encoding septal ring lytic transglycosylase RlpA family protein; protein product: MFVIVLICGIGGCASNQEWGYADSNGKFKSFNESFDDLDAFNQGITPNIGGNSMRESPAIQEATMRPYQVGGKWYYPEKVSLGDKFDGYASWYGPDFHAKKTSNGETYNMYAHTAAHKTFPMNTVVRVLNVENGKSTIVRINDRGPFVEGRIIDLSNAAAHDIDMVKVGTAKVRLEVIGFGGVVNKDSKQSVQSIESDDILSGEFKVDKTPKSVSGGDFAIQVGAFRKKEGAQITQERFSHLPPYQSVIKEFELEGAPIYRVFLRGFQSEKEARDFLKTNTQIQGGFFIRD